The proteins below are encoded in one region of Chrysemys picta bellii isolate R12L10 chromosome 4, ASM1138683v2, whole genome shotgun sequence:
- the LOC101945443 gene encoding zinc finger protein 250-like isoform X5 codes for MERLESEPTLYSPHNATPVPHIHPAIVAPAGSIGAGWAQCPALDIASWLEGLQCYSGLVCPALRHGDTGSGVLAKCEWDCDLVLRVAATLTEVWPACPIMTEGQQDDAAEVVLLFVPGYNTHSRGPASAPEPPLWGESQTQKTLSITFFTRCKPTPIIMVQTFKPPSSVDHCTSASPAITIPLSLCKLCHAELGCLSFQMLVTFEDVAMYFSPAEWALLSEEQKQLYRHVMWENYQTLISLEGIQALKPVVISSIERGENLCGPGPIEDEDGDILRGTHPAGARNLSRAEGQTPEEDSGNLESPSPFPGTSVESHSQKTERGRHRKRQCRLQRQRKHLTRKESGTQRGHQRRSRPHLKPPAEGKAGPRKTLYTCRVCREEFKVQRDLISHHWTVHRSQKRYHCSECGESFRRKKDFRAHGKVHRKKRDHPCSECGKIFNRLSHLIAHQRIHTGERPYCCAECGKRFVDISALNSHKRVHSGERPFACAECGKRFMNSSAFRNHQAVHSEKRPHRCNQCGKGFKLASTLTRHQKIHSKERPFLCHECGKKFCLREHLIRHQRIHTGEQPHCCAECGKKFSLLQSLRRHWEIHSTERLHRCAECGKIFGHPENLTRHKRVHTGELYRCTDCGKGFVRLQHLTHHQRIHTGEKPYCCTECGKSFTQSSGLINHQRIHSGERPYPCTQCGKCFAHSSSLTEHLKIHSGERPYSCIQCGKHFARSSSLTQHRRTHPGEQPYSCAQCGKRFARSSYLTKHQSTHSG; via the exons ATGGAGCGACTGGAGAGTGAACCAACCCTGTACTCACCCCACAATGCTACTCCAGTGCCCCACATTCACCCTGCAATAGTGGCTCCAGCAGGGTCcattggggctggctgggcccagtGTCCTGCTCTGGACATTGCATCATGGTTGGAGGGGCTGCAGTGCTACTCAGGTTTGGTCTGCCCAGCCCTCCGGCATGGTGACACAGGGTCAGGAGTGCTGGCTAAATGTGAGTGGGACTGTGACCTGGTGCTCCGGGTTGCTGCGACACTAACTGAAGTTTGGCCTGCCTGTCCCATCATGACAGAGGGTCAGCAGGATGATGCCGCAGAAGTGGTGCTACTCTTTGTGCCAGGATACAACACCCACAGCAGGGGGCCAGCCTCAGCTCCCGAGCCACCACTGTGGGGTGAATCACAGACACAGAAAACACTGTCCATTACTTTTTTTACACGGTGCAAACCCACACCCATAATAATGGTACAAACTTTCAAACCTCCCAGTTCTGTGGACCACTGTACATCTGCCTCACCTGCAATAACTATTCCTCTATCATTGTGTAAACTTTGCCATGCTGAGTTGGGTTGTTTGTCCTTTCAGATGTTGGTGACGTTTGAGGATGTGGCCATGTATTTCTCCCCAGCAGAATGGGCGCTGCTGAGCGAGGAGCAAAAGCAACTTTACAGACATGTCATGTGGGAAAATTACCAGACTCTGATCTCATTAG AAGGAATCCAAGCCCTCAAGCCAGTGGTGATCTCCAGCATAGAGCGAGGAGAAAATCTGTGTGGGCCGGGTCCTATAGAAGATGAAGATGGGGACATCCTGAGAGGAACCCACCCAG CAGGGGCGAGGAacctgagcagggctgaggggcAGACTCCTGAGGAAGACTCTGGCAACCTGGAGTCACCCAGCCCTTTCCCAGGAACATCAGTGGAGAGCCATTCCCAGAAAACTGAGCGGGGAAGGCACCGCAAGAGGCAGTGCAGGCTCCAAAGGCAGAGGAAGCACCTGACTAGAAAGGAGTCAGGAACCCAAAGAGGCCATCAGAGGAGATCCAGGCCACATCTAAAGCCTCCTGCAGAGGGAAAAGCTGGGCCCAGAAAGACCCTATATACCTGCCGTGTGTGCAGAGAAGAATTCAAGGTGCAGAGAGACCTGATAAGCCACCACTGGACGGTTCATAGGAGTCAGAAACGGTATCACTGTAGCGAGTGTGGGGAGAGCTTTAGGAGAAAGAAAGATTTCAGAGCACATGGGAAAGTTCACAGAAAGAAGAGAGACCATCCCTGTTCTGAATGTGGGAAGATATTCAACCGGTTATCGCATCTCATTGCCCACCAGAGAATACAtacgggagagagaccctattgCTGTGCTGAGTGCGGAAAAAGATTCGTCGATATATCAGCTCTTAACAGCCACAAGAGAGTCCACTCAGGAGAGAGACCCTTTGCCTGCGCTGAGTGTGGAAAGCGATTTATGAATTCTTCAGCATTTCGTAATCATCAGGCAGTCCACTCAGAAAAGAGACCCCATCGCTGTAACCAATGTGGGAAAGGCTTCAAACTTGCATCAACTCTTACTAGGCACCAGAAAATCCACAGCAAAGAGAGACCCTTCTTGTGTCATGAGTGTGGGAAAAAGTTCTGCCTACGAGAACATCTGATcagacatcagaggatccacactggggagcagccccattgctgtgctgagtgtgggaaaaaattCAGTCTCCTTCAAAGTCTCAGGAGACACTGGGAAATCCATAGCACGGAGAGACTCCATCGCTGTGCTGAGTGTGGGAAAATATTCGGTCATCCAGAAAATCTCACTAGACACAAGAGAGTACACACTGGGGAACTCTATCGCTGCACTGACTGTGGAAAAGGCTTTGTCCGTCTACAACATCTCACTCaccaccagagaatccacactggagagaaaccctattgctgcactgagtgtgggaaaagtttcacccAATCGTCAGGCCTTATCAACCACCAGAGAATCCATTCAGGAGAGCGACCCTATCCCTGCACACAGTGTGGGAAGTGCTTTGCTCACTCATCATCTCTCACTGAACATCTGAAAATCCATTCAGGAGAGCGACCATATTCCTGCATACAGTGTGGGAAGCACTTTGCTCGCTCATCATCTCTTACTCAGCATCGGAGAACCCACCCAGGAGAGCAACCATATTCCTGCGCTCAGTGTGGGAAGCGCTTTGCTCGCTCATCATATCTTACTAAACACCAGAGCACCCACTCAGGATAG
- the LOC101945443 gene encoding zinc finger protein 879-like isoform X1: MERLESEPTLYSPHNATPVPHIHPAIVAPAGSIGAGWAQCPALDIASWLEGLQCYSGLVCPALRHGDTGSGVLAKCEWDCDLVLRVAATLTEVWPACPIMTEGQQDDAAEVVLLFVPGYNTHSRGPASAPEPPLWGESQTQKTLSITFFTRCKPTPIIMVQTFKPPSSVDHCTSASPAITIPLSLCKLCHAELGCLSFQMLVTFEDVAMYFSPAEWALLSEEQKQLYRHVMWENYQTLISLEGIQALKPVVISSIERGENLCGPGPIEDEDGDILRGTHPDFPDAEIWDWSVIESSLGFFLTQSSFPGAAGARNLSRAEGQTPEEDSGNLESPSPFPGTSVESHSQKTERGRHRKRQCRLQRQRKHLTRKESGTQRGHQRRSRPHLKPPAEGKAGPRKTLYTCRVCREEFKVQRDLISHHWTVHRSQKRYHCSECGESFRRKKDFRAHGKVHRKKRDHPCSECGKIFNRLSHLIAHQRIHTGERPYCCAECGKRFVDISALNSHKRVHSGERPFACAECGKRFMNSSAFRNHQAVHSEKRPHRCNQCGKGFKLASTLTRHQKIHSKERPFLCHECGKKFCLREHLIRHQRIHTGEQPHCCAECGKKFSLLQSLRRHWEIHSTERLHRCAECGKIFGHPENLTRHKRVHTGELYRCTDCGKGFVRLQHLTHHQRIHTGEKPYCCTECGKSFTQSSGLINHQRIHSGERPYPCTQCGKCFAHSSSLTEHLKIHSGERPYSCIQCGKHFARSSSLTQHRRTHPGEQPYSCAQCGKRFARSSYLTKHQSTHSG; the protein is encoded by the exons ATGGAGCGACTGGAGAGTGAACCAACCCTGTACTCACCCCACAATGCTACTCCAGTGCCCCACATTCACCCTGCAATAGTGGCTCCAGCAGGGTCcattggggctggctgggcccagtGTCCTGCTCTGGACATTGCATCATGGTTGGAGGGGCTGCAGTGCTACTCAGGTTTGGTCTGCCCAGCCCTCCGGCATGGTGACACAGGGTCAGGAGTGCTGGCTAAATGTGAGTGGGACTGTGACCTGGTGCTCCGGGTTGCTGCGACACTAACTGAAGTTTGGCCTGCCTGTCCCATCATGACAGAGGGTCAGCAGGATGATGCCGCAGAAGTGGTGCTACTCTTTGTGCCAGGATACAACACCCACAGCAGGGGGCCAGCCTCAGCTCCCGAGCCACCACTGTGGGGTGAATCACAGACACAGAAAACACTGTCCATTACTTTTTTTACACGGTGCAAACCCACACCCATAATAATGGTACAAACTTTCAAACCTCCCAGTTCTGTGGACCACTGTACATCTGCCTCACCTGCAATAACTATTCCTCTATCATTGTGTAAACTTTGCCATGCTGAGTTGGGTTGTTTGTCCTTTCAGATGTTGGTGACGTTTGAGGATGTGGCCATGTATTTCTCCCCAGCAGAATGGGCGCTGCTGAGCGAGGAGCAAAAGCAACTTTACAGACATGTCATGTGGGAAAATTACCAGACTCTGATCTCATTAG AAGGAATCCAAGCCCTCAAGCCAGTGGTGATCTCCAGCATAGAGCGAGGAGAAAATCTGTGTGGGCCGGGTCCTATAGAAGATGAAGATGGGGACATCCTGAGAGGAACCCACCCAG ATTTTCCAGATGCAGAGATCTGGGACTGGTCAGTAATTGAAAGCTCCTTGGGCTTCTTCCTCACACAAAGCTCTTTCCCTGGAGCAG CAGGGGCGAGGAacctgagcagggctgaggggcAGACTCCTGAGGAAGACTCTGGCAACCTGGAGTCACCCAGCCCTTTCCCAGGAACATCAGTGGAGAGCCATTCCCAGAAAACTGAGCGGGGAAGGCACCGCAAGAGGCAGTGCAGGCTCCAAAGGCAGAGGAAGCACCTGACTAGAAAGGAGTCAGGAACCCAAAGAGGCCATCAGAGGAGATCCAGGCCACATCTAAAGCCTCCTGCAGAGGGAAAAGCTGGGCCCAGAAAGACCCTATATACCTGCCGTGTGTGCAGAGAAGAATTCAAGGTGCAGAGAGACCTGATAAGCCACCACTGGACGGTTCATAGGAGTCAGAAACGGTATCACTGTAGCGAGTGTGGGGAGAGCTTTAGGAGAAAGAAAGATTTCAGAGCACATGGGAAAGTTCACAGAAAGAAGAGAGACCATCCCTGTTCTGAATGTGGGAAGATATTCAACCGGTTATCGCATCTCATTGCCCACCAGAGAATACAtacgggagagagaccctattgCTGTGCTGAGTGCGGAAAAAGATTCGTCGATATATCAGCTCTTAACAGCCACAAGAGAGTCCACTCAGGAGAGAGACCCTTTGCCTGCGCTGAGTGTGGAAAGCGATTTATGAATTCTTCAGCATTTCGTAATCATCAGGCAGTCCACTCAGAAAAGAGACCCCATCGCTGTAACCAATGTGGGAAAGGCTTCAAACTTGCATCAACTCTTACTAGGCACCAGAAAATCCACAGCAAAGAGAGACCCTTCTTGTGTCATGAGTGTGGGAAAAAGTTCTGCCTACGAGAACATCTGATcagacatcagaggatccacactggggagcagccccattgctgtgctgagtgtgggaaaaaattCAGTCTCCTTCAAAGTCTCAGGAGACACTGGGAAATCCATAGCACGGAGAGACTCCATCGCTGTGCTGAGTGTGGGAAAATATTCGGTCATCCAGAAAATCTCACTAGACACAAGAGAGTACACACTGGGGAACTCTATCGCTGCACTGACTGTGGAAAAGGCTTTGTCCGTCTACAACATCTCACTCaccaccagagaatccacactggagagaaaccctattgctgcactgagtgtgggaaaagtttcacccAATCGTCAGGCCTTATCAACCACCAGAGAATCCATTCAGGAGAGCGACCCTATCCCTGCACACAGTGTGGGAAGTGCTTTGCTCACTCATCATCTCTCACTGAACATCTGAAAATCCATTCAGGAGAGCGACCATATTCCTGCATACAGTGTGGGAAGCACTTTGCTCGCTCATCATCTCTTACTCAGCATCGGAGAACCCACCCAGGAGAGCAACCATATTCCTGCGCTCAGTGTGGGAAGCGCTTTGCTCGCTCATCATATCTTACTAAACACCAGAGCACCCACTCAGGATAG
- the LOC101945443 gene encoding zinc finger protein 883-like isoform X9 yields the protein MLVTFEDVAMYFSPAEWALLSEEQKQLYRHVMWENYQTLISLEGIQALKPVVISSIERGENLCGPGPIEDEDGDILRGTHPDFPDAEIWDWSVIESSLGFFLTQSSFPGAAGARNLSRAEGQTPEEDSGNLESPSPFPGTSVESHSQKTERGRHRKRQCRLQRQRKHLTRKESGTQRGHQRRSRPHLKPPAEGKAGPRKTLYTCRVCREEFKVQRDLISHHWTVHRSQKRYHCSECGESFRRKKDFRAHGKVHRKKRDHPCSECGKIFNRLSHLIAHQRIHTGERPYCCAECGKRFVDISALNSHKRVHSGERPFACAECGKRFMNSSAFRNHQAVHSEKRPHRCNQCGKGFKLASTLTRHQKIHSKERPFLCHECGKKFCLREHLIRHQRIHTGEQPHCCAECGKKFSLLQSLRRHWEIHSTERLHRCAECGKIFGHPENLTRHKRVHTGELYRCTDCGKGFVRLQHLTHHQRIHTGEKPYCCTECGKSFTQSSGLINHQRIHSGERPYPCTQCGKCFAHSSSLTEHLKIHSGERPYSCIQCGKHFARSSSLTQHRRTHPGEQPYSCAQCGKRFARSSYLTKHQSTHSG from the exons ATGTTGGTGACGTTTGAGGATGTGGCCATGTATTTCTCCCCAGCAGAATGGGCGCTGCTGAGCGAGGAGCAAAAGCAACTTTACAGACATGTCATGTGGGAAAATTACCAGACTCTGATCTCATTAG AAGGAATCCAAGCCCTCAAGCCAGTGGTGATCTCCAGCATAGAGCGAGGAGAAAATCTGTGTGGGCCGGGTCCTATAGAAGATGAAGATGGGGACATCCTGAGAGGAACCCACCCAG ATTTTCCAGATGCAGAGATCTGGGACTGGTCAGTAATTGAAAGCTCCTTGGGCTTCTTCCTCACACAAAGCTCTTTCCCTGGAGCAG CAGGGGCGAGGAacctgagcagggctgaggggcAGACTCCTGAGGAAGACTCTGGCAACCTGGAGTCACCCAGCCCTTTCCCAGGAACATCAGTGGAGAGCCATTCCCAGAAAACTGAGCGGGGAAGGCACCGCAAGAGGCAGTGCAGGCTCCAAAGGCAGAGGAAGCACCTGACTAGAAAGGAGTCAGGAACCCAAAGAGGCCATCAGAGGAGATCCAGGCCACATCTAAAGCCTCCTGCAGAGGGAAAAGCTGGGCCCAGAAAGACCCTATATACCTGCCGTGTGTGCAGAGAAGAATTCAAGGTGCAGAGAGACCTGATAAGCCACCACTGGACGGTTCATAGGAGTCAGAAACGGTATCACTGTAGCGAGTGTGGGGAGAGCTTTAGGAGAAAGAAAGATTTCAGAGCACATGGGAAAGTTCACAGAAAGAAGAGAGACCATCCCTGTTCTGAATGTGGGAAGATATTCAACCGGTTATCGCATCTCATTGCCCACCAGAGAATACAtacgggagagagaccctattgCTGTGCTGAGTGCGGAAAAAGATTCGTCGATATATCAGCTCTTAACAGCCACAAGAGAGTCCACTCAGGAGAGAGACCCTTTGCCTGCGCTGAGTGTGGAAAGCGATTTATGAATTCTTCAGCATTTCGTAATCATCAGGCAGTCCACTCAGAAAAGAGACCCCATCGCTGTAACCAATGTGGGAAAGGCTTCAAACTTGCATCAACTCTTACTAGGCACCAGAAAATCCACAGCAAAGAGAGACCCTTCTTGTGTCATGAGTGTGGGAAAAAGTTCTGCCTACGAGAACATCTGATcagacatcagaggatccacactggggagcagccccattgctgtgctgagtgtgggaaaaaattCAGTCTCCTTCAAAGTCTCAGGAGACACTGGGAAATCCATAGCACGGAGAGACTCCATCGCTGTGCTGAGTGTGGGAAAATATTCGGTCATCCAGAAAATCTCACTAGACACAAGAGAGTACACACTGGGGAACTCTATCGCTGCACTGACTGTGGAAAAGGCTTTGTCCGTCTACAACATCTCACTCaccaccagagaatccacactggagagaaaccctattgctgcactgagtgtgggaaaagtttcacccAATCGTCAGGCCTTATCAACCACCAGAGAATCCATTCAGGAGAGCGACCCTATCCCTGCACACAGTGTGGGAAGTGCTTTGCTCACTCATCATCTCTCACTGAACATCTGAAAATCCATTCAGGAGAGCGACCATATTCCTGCATACAGTGTGGGAAGCACTTTGCTCGCTCATCATCTCTTACTCAGCATCGGAGAACCCACCCAGGAGAGCAACCATATTCCTGCGCTCAGTGTGGGAAGCGCTTTGCTCGCTCATCATATCTTACTAAACACCAGAGCACCCACTCAGGATAG